In Equus quagga isolate Etosha38 chromosome 14, UCLA_HA_Equagga_1.0, whole genome shotgun sequence, one DNA window encodes the following:
- the LOC124251945 gene encoding putative olfactory receptor 52P1 translates to MQFSNHSHQNPTSFLLMGIPGLEASHFWIAFPFCSMYALAVLGNTAVLLVVHSEPSLHQPMYLFLCMLSTIDLVLCTSTVPKLLALFWANAAEIAFEACATQMFFIHGFSAIESGILLAMAFDRYLAICRPLHYGSLLPLEAVGKLGAVAVFRGLGLMTPLTCLLARLSYCNRVVAHSYCEHMAVVKLACRGTKPNNIYGITAATLVVGTDSICIAVSYALILRAVLGLSSEEARAKTFGTCGSHLGVILLFYTPGLFSFYTQRFGQHVPHHIHILLADLYLVVPPMLNPIIYGMKTKQIRDGALRLLKQVTVQS, encoded by the coding sequence ATGCAATTCTCAAACCACAGCCATCAGAACCCAACCTCCTTCCTGCTTATGGGGATTCCTGGCCTGGAGGCATCCCACTTTTGGATTGCATTTCCTTTCTGCTCCATGTATGCCCTTGCAGTACTTGGCAACACGGCAGTGCTACTGGTGGTGCATTCAGAGCCTTCACTGCACCAGCCCATGTACCTGTTCCTATGTATGCTGTCCACCATTGACTTGGTGCTCTGTACCTCTACTGTACCCAAGCTCCTTGCACTTTTTTGGGCAAATGCTGCTGAGATCGCCTTTGAAGCCTGTGCTACCCAGATGTTCTTTATCCATGGCTTCTCAGCCATAGAATCTGGCATCCTGCTAGCAATGGCCTTTGACCGCTACTTGGCCATCTGCCGGCCACTGCACTATGGGTCATTGCTGCCCCTAGAGGCTGTGGGCAAGCTGGGAGCTGTTGCTGTGTTTCGTGGCTTAGGGCTCATGACCCCACTCACCTGCTTACTGGCAAGGCTGAGCTACTGTAACCGAGTGGTGGCCCACTCCTACTGTGAGCATATGGCTGTGGTGAAGCTGGCTTGTAGGGGCACAAAGCCAAACAACATCTATGGCATCACTGCTGCCACGCTGGTGGTGGGCACTGACTCCATCTGCATTGCTGTCTCCTATGCACTCATCCTCCGGGCTGTGTTAGGCCTTTCCTCCGAGGAGGCAAGGGCTAAGACCTTTGGCACTTGTGGCTCCCACCTGGGTGTCATCCTTCTCTTCTATACACCAGGACTTTTCTCATTCTACACACAGCGCTTTGGCCAGCATGTGCCCCACCACATCCACATCCTCCTGGCTGACCTCTACCTTGTTGTACCACCCATGCTCAACCCAATCATCTATGGCATGAAGACCAAGCAGATCCGGGATGGGGCCCTCCGACTACTGAAGCAGGTTACTGTTCAGTCATAA